The DNA window GGCGTCCCTGATGTGTTCACCAGAATATTTACCTGCTTCATCCAGATATTTACCATCTGCACCTACAGGACAGAATACCGGAATTCCGTTTTCAACACCCACTTCAAAATCTTCCATACCGTGTCCTGGTGCTATATGGACACAACCGGTTTTTTCAGCTGTAACGTAATCTGCTGTATAGATATTATGTTCAAATTCTGCCTGTTTTGAAACTGCATCTGCAAGCGGATGATGATAACTTAAACCTTCAAGGTCTTTACCGCTCATTTTCTCAAGAACTTCATAATCAGTATAACGACCTTGCTTCAAAACGTCCTCCACTAAATCGGATGCCAGAATCAAAACCTCGTCGTTACCTTCAGGATTTGTTGCTTTAACCTTTGAATACTCAAAAGAAGGATGAACAGCTACTGCCATATTTGAGGGGATTGTCCATGGTGTAGTCGTCCAGATTACAACATATGTATTTTCTTCTTCCTTTAATCGGAATTTTATATAAATTGAAGGATCGGTAATTTCAAAATAATCTACTTCTGAATCCGCAATAGCTGTTTCACATCGCGGACACCAGTTTACAACACGCTGACCCTCTTCAAGCAGGTCTTTGTCGTACGCCTGTTTAAGAGTCCACCACGCGGCTTCGATATATTCATCACGTAATGTCATGTAAGGGTTTTCCCAGTCAAGCCATACACCGAGTGACTTGAACTGCTCGGTCATGTTATCTTTTTGTTCTATCGCAAAGTTTTTACATTTATTTATAAAGTTTCCCACTCCATAGGTTTCAATGTCCTTTTTGGATTGGAAACCAAGAATACCCTCTACTTTCACTTCAATGGGTAAACCGTGCATATCCCAACCTGCACGTTCATGGATGTCATAGTTATTCATGGAGAAGTAGCGCAGAATAGAGTCCTTTATGACTTTGTTCCATGCAGTACCAAGATGAATATGACCGGTTGTATAGGGCGGACCATCAACAAAGAAGAATTTACTGGCGCCTTCCCTTGATTCCCTTACTCGTTTATACGCATTGTTCTCTTCCCAGAACCTGTGAATATTTTTCTCTATCTTATTTGCGTTATACTGACTGGTAATCTCCTGTAACATTTTAAATATTCTCCATGAATAAAAATTGATTTGCCATACCCTATAACAATAATTAATTTAAATGCTTTGGCTTTGTTTATTGGTTTGTTTACAAGTTAAAAGTAAATAAAAGTATTAGCATTAATTGTTATTAGATTATAGGTTGCGCGCAATATTTAAAAAGTATATAGTTACTTTAGGCTATTGTAACATAAAATGTCTTTAAGGTGGTTTATTGAAAATCAAATCCAGAGTCCAACTCAGAAAAAGTACGAAAAATAAACTATTAAACGAACTTGTATCCACCTTCGGAGATGAGATAAAAAAACTTTCTGACAGCAAATTTGAGTGTGTAAAAACCGACAAATATTCAATAATAATGGTTGATAATAATCCACTGTTGTTTTTTATAGGTGACGAGATTTTCCCTACCGTTCGCGGTGCTCTGGAAATCAATTTAAACAGTAACAATGTATATGTGGATTCTGGTGCTGTCAAATTTGTTTCAAAAGGGGCAGATGTTATGTCACCCGGTATTGTCAAGTCAGAC is part of the Methanohalobium evestigatum Z-7303 genome and encodes:
- a CDS encoding RNA-binding protein; protein product: MKIKSRVQLRKSTKNKLLNELVSTFGDEIKKLSDSKFECVKTDKYSIIMVDNNPLLFFIGDEIFPTVRGALEINLNSNNVYVDSGAVKFVSKGADVMSPGIVKSDPNIKKGDLVIIKEENHGKPLAVGRAMMDGEEMTGESGKAVQSIHYVGDELWNLSI